The following are from one region of the Cloacibacterium normanense genome:
- a CDS encoding DUF4293 domain-containing protein — protein MIQRIQTIFLLIVVLAQVALHFTGLDVALFGSVYVIATLSLVSFLLALLSIFSYKKRMRQILLNNINIFINALLTGLLIYWLLNLSGGIDFPEKGIELAFPLISLFGLFMANINIKKDEKLVKSVDRIR, from the coding sequence ATGATACAGAGAATTCAAACTATATTTTTACTAATTGTAGTATTGGCGCAAGTTGCACTGCATTTTACAGGGTTAGATGTAGCGCTTTTTGGCAGTGTTTATGTTATTGCTACCCTAAGTTTAGTATCATTTTTATTGGCTTTACTATCTATTTTCAGTTACAAAAAGAGAATGAGACAGATTCTGTTGAATAATATCAACATTTTCATAAACGCTTTGTTGACTGGTTTATTGATATATTGGCTACTAAATTTATCTGGAGGAATAGATTTTCCTGAGAAAGGTATTGAGTTAGCATTCCCTCTGATTTCTTTGTTTGGTTTGTTTATGGCAAACATCAATATCAAGAAAGATGAGAAACTCGTAAAATCTGTAGACAGAATTCGATAA
- a CDS encoding endonuclease/exonuclease/phosphatase family protein — translation MRKYFSLIAIAIFFIGFAQKPQVQVKRATIAFLNVENLWDTIPSADYIDGTLPINHPNFHRSVPIDSLKFLPVTEEYKGQWSDELLIGKKVIRYQNLADDFTPKSAKNYNSKVYQTKLTNEAKVISELGYQYTKTLPAIVGLIEVENRQVVQDLIKQPALNKVEWGIVHYNSYDARGIDVAVIYQKKRFTVTDSYKKEVVNYNDEGRRSYTRDVLVVKGLLDGEKIAVFMNHWPSRSGGEAASAPRRNAAAAVLKAEMDKIRAEEPDRLLFAMGDFNDDPVNVSLTKHLGAVGDKKELSEERPYYNLMYKMFKSGVASLGYRDAPNLFDQIIVSKNALSDTLQKNYSVYKAEVFAPSYLITPNGQYKGYPFRSWAGDTFTGGYSDHFPSLVVLQKEFTPAQ, via the coding sequence ATGAGAAAATATTTTAGCCTTATTGCAATAGCGATTTTCTTTATAGGATTTGCTCAAAAACCACAAGTTCAGGTTAAAAGAGCTACTATTGCTTTCCTAAATGTAGAAAACCTTTGGGATACCATCCCATCTGCTGATTACATTGATGGAACCTTACCTATCAATCACCCAAATTTCCATAGAAGCGTACCTATTGATTCTCTTAAATTTTTACCTGTAACAGAAGAATATAAAGGTCAATGGAGCGACGAATTACTTATTGGAAAAAAAGTAATCAGATACCAAAACTTAGCAGATGATTTTACTCCAAAAAGTGCTAAAAACTATAATTCTAAAGTTTACCAAACTAAACTTACCAACGAAGCAAAAGTAATATCTGAGCTAGGATATCAATACACCAAAACTTTACCCGCAATTGTAGGTTTAATAGAAGTAGAAAACAGACAAGTTGTTCAGGACTTAATTAAACAACCTGCGCTTAATAAAGTAGAATGGGGAATTGTACATTACAATTCTTATGACGCAAGAGGAATAGATGTAGCTGTAATTTACCAAAAGAAAAGATTTACTGTAACAGATTCTTACAAAAAAGAAGTGGTAAATTATAATGACGAAGGCAGAAGAAGTTACACCAGAGATGTTCTGGTAGTAAAAGGTTTATTAGACGGAGAGAAAATAGCGGTTTTCATGAACCACTGGCCAAGTAGAAGTGGTGGCGAAGCTGCATCTGCACCAAGAAGAAATGCTGCTGCCGCAGTTTTAAAAGCAGAAATGGATAAAATTAGAGCCGAAGAACCAGATAGACTTCTTTTTGCAATGGGCGACTTTAATGACGACCCGGTAAATGTAAGTTTAACAAAACATTTAGGAGCTGTAGGTGATAAAAAAGAATTATCAGAAGAAAGACCTTACTATAATTTAATGTATAAAATGTTCAAAAGCGGTGTAGCATCATTAGGTTACAGAGACGCTCCGAACTTATTTGACCAAATTATCGTATCTAAAAACGCTTTATCTGATACACTTCAAAAAAATTACAGCGTTTACAAAGCTGAAGTATTCGCTCCTTCTTACCTCATCACACCAAATGGACAATACAAAGGTTATCCTTTCCGTTCTTGGGCTGGAGATACTTTTACAGGAGGTTACAGTGACCACTTCCCTTCTTTAGTAGTTTTACAAAAAGAATTTACACCAGCTCAATAA
- the rho gene encoding transcription termination factor Rho — MFNIETLRSKSLSELTKISKDLGVKIPRNSTEETIVFAILDFQASNPKVTKEYFNATENTMEEKQESPKPKAKAPAKKKVATKPVEKPAELFEETTPEAKPEEVTEPKVEAAEKPAEANTSSKKQRKRIAPKTEEKATEPEVAAETTETAVVAKTEDTEPEIPQAASHQNQQKQQNQQKQKQHQQNQQNQQKNKNRNQNGNGAQNNQNQNQSHGNQENTEENPPKKDFNFDNIVTVEGVLEILPDNYGFLRSADFSYISSPDDVFVSTQQIRNYGLKTGDSVKGIVRLPKEGEKYFSLQRALEVNGRDLDFIKDRVAFEYLTPLFPQEKFNLAGKNATISTRIVDLFAPIGKGQRAMIVAQPKTGKTMLLKEIANSISANHPEAYMMILLIDERPEEVTDMERSVNAEVIASTFDESAEKHVKVANLVLAKAQRMVECGHDVVILLDSITRLARAYNTVTPASGKVLSGGVDANAMHKPKRFFGAARKIENGGSLTIIATALIDTGSKMDEVIFEEFKGTGNMELQLDRKISNKRIFPAVDLVASSTRRDDLLHDDVTQQRMWILRKYLADMNPLEAMEFVQKQMQTTKNNEEFLMSMNR; from the coding sequence ATGTTTAACATTGAAACGTTAAGGTCTAAGTCCTTATCGGAACTGACCAAAATCTCAAAAGATTTAGGCGTTAAAATTCCTAGAAATAGTACTGAAGAAACCATCGTCTTTGCTATTTTAGATTTCCAGGCTTCTAATCCGAAAGTAACAAAGGAATATTTTAACGCTACCGAAAATACTATGGAAGAAAAACAAGAATCTCCAAAACCTAAAGCGAAAGCTCCTGCAAAAAAGAAAGTAGCGACTAAACCCGTAGAAAAACCTGCAGAACTCTTCGAAGAAACTACTCCTGAAGCGAAACCTGAAGAAGTAACAGAACCGAAAGTAGAAGCAGCAGAAAAACCTGCGGAAGCAAATACTTCTTCTAAAAAGCAAAGAAAAAGAATTGCTCCTAAAACAGAAGAAAAAGCTACAGAGCCAGAAGTTGCTGCAGAAACTACAGAAACTGCAGTAGTCGCAAAAACCGAAGATACGGAGCCAGAAATTCCACAGGCTGCTTCTCATCAAAATCAGCAGAAGCAACAGAATCAGCAAAAGCAAAAACAGCACCAACAGAATCAGCAAAATCAACAAAAAAATAAAAACCGTAATCAAAACGGCAATGGTGCTCAAAATAACCAAAATCAAAATCAATCTCACGGAAACCAAGAAAACACCGAAGAAAATCCACCTAAAAAAGATTTTAACTTTGACAATATCGTTACAGTAGAAGGTGTTTTAGAAATTTTACCAGACAACTACGGTTTCCTTCGTTCAGCAGATTTTTCTTACATTTCTTCACCAGATGATGTATTTGTTTCTACTCAACAAATCAGAAATTACGGACTAAAAACGGGTGATTCAGTAAAAGGAATTGTAAGATTGCCTAAAGAAGGCGAAAAATATTTTTCTCTACAGAGAGCTTTAGAAGTAAATGGTAGAGATTTAGACTTTATAAAAGACAGAGTAGCGTTTGAATATTTAACGCCGCTTTTCCCGCAAGAAAAATTTAATTTAGCGGGTAAAAATGCTACGATTTCTACTAGAATTGTAGACCTTTTTGCTCCGATTGGTAAAGGACAACGTGCCATGATTGTTGCCCAACCAAAAACGGGTAAAACCATGCTATTGAAAGAAATTGCGAATTCTATTTCGGCGAACCATCCAGAAGCGTACATGATGATTCTTTTGATTGACGAAAGGCCAGAAGAAGTTACAGATATGGAGCGCAGTGTAAATGCAGAAGTAATAGCTTCTACATTTGATGAATCTGCAGAAAAACACGTGAAAGTAGCGAATTTGGTTTTGGCAAAAGCCCAAAGAATGGTAGAATGTGGTCATGATGTAGTGATTTTATTAGATTCTATCACCAGATTGGCAAGAGCTTACAACACCGTAACACCAGCTTCAGGGAAAGTGCTTTCTGGTGGTGTAGATGCGAATGCTATGCACAAACCAAAGAGATTTTTCGGGGCTGCTAGAAAAATTGAAAACGGTGGTTCATTAACCATTATTGCGACTGCACTTATTGATACAGGTTCTAAAATGGACGAAGTAATTTTCGAAGAATTTAAAGGAACGGGGAACATGGAGCTTCAGTTGGATAGAAAAATTTCTAACAAGCGTATTTTCCCAGCAGTAGATTTAGTGGCTTCTTCTACCAGAAGAGACGACTTGTTGCATGATGATGTTACGCAACAAAGAATGTGGATTCTTAGAAAATATTTAGCAGATATGAATCCTCTAGAAGCAATGGAATTTGTACAAAAACAAATGCAAACCACTAAAAATAATGAAGAGTTCTTAATGTCCATGAATAGATAA
- the ftsH gene encoding ATP-dependent zinc metalloprotease FtsH, which produces MKEKSSFNWFYLVVFAVLAITIYPLLNLDPPQSINENGFFALLKENKVEKVVVYTDTPRADVFLTKEARAAMVKNAKKDTQNLLPAMQEQKPDFDFNYGNLQYFQEKFDNLKKENPQVKTQYDFKTAGSPFQDILIQALIWFGIMAVIYYFLFRKMGSGGGPGGQIFSIGKSRAKLFDENEKVQVTFKDVAGLEGAKEEVQEVVDFLKNSEKYTKLGGKIPKGVLLVGPPGTGKTLLAKAVAGEAKVPFFSLSGSDFVEMFVGVGASRVRDLFAQAKAKSPAIIFIDEIDAIGRARGRGGLQGGNDERENTLNQLLTEMDGFGTDTNVIVMAATNRADILDKALMRAGRFDRSIYVDLPEMHERREIFDVHLAKIKLAPDIDRDFLAKQTPGFSGADIANVCNEAALIAARNNHEFVTKQDFLDAVDRIIGGLEKKNKAIKPSEKKRVAFHEAGHATISWLVEHAAPLLKVTIVPRGRSLGAAWYLPEERSLTTTEQMLDEMCATLGGRAAEQVAFGNISTGALSDLERVTKQAQAMVTIYGLSENIGNISYYDSSGQSEYSFGKPYSEETAKKIDVEIKDIIENQYKRAVTILHENRDKLDALAQKLLEKEVIFREDLEEIFGKRAWDPELTERPVTEAVVENTQENTSSEEPQESQN; this is translated from the coding sequence ATGAAAGAAAAAAGTAGTTTCAACTGGTTTTATCTGGTGGTTTTCGCAGTATTAGCCATCACCATTTATCCGTTGCTCAATCTTGATCCGCCTCAGTCTATCAATGAGAACGGGTTTTTCGCTTTGTTGAAAGAAAACAAAGTAGAAAAAGTAGTGGTATATACAGATACACCAAGAGCAGATGTGTTTCTTACCAAGGAAGCAAGAGCTGCAATGGTGAAAAATGCTAAAAAAGACACTCAGAATCTTTTGCCAGCAATGCAAGAGCAAAAGCCAGATTTTGATTTCAATTACGGAAATTTACAATACTTCCAAGAAAAATTTGACAATTTGAAAAAAGAAAATCCTCAAGTTAAAACGCAATATGATTTTAAAACTGCAGGTTCTCCTTTTCAAGATATTTTAATCCAAGCTTTAATTTGGTTTGGAATTATGGCCGTTATTTATTACTTCCTTTTCAGAAAAATGGGAAGTGGAGGCGGACCTGGTGGACAAATTTTCAGCATTGGTAAATCGAGAGCTAAACTTTTTGACGAAAATGAAAAAGTTCAAGTTACGTTTAAAGATGTGGCAGGTCTAGAAGGTGCCAAAGAAGAAGTACAAGAAGTAGTAGATTTCTTGAAAAATTCAGAAAAATACACAAAATTAGGAGGTAAAATCCCGAAAGGTGTTCTTTTGGTTGGTCCTCCAGGAACAGGTAAAACTTTATTGGCAAAAGCTGTAGCTGGTGAAGCAAAAGTTCCTTTCTTCTCGCTTTCTGGTTCAGATTTCGTAGAAATGTTTGTAGGAGTTGGTGCTTCTAGAGTAAGAGATTTGTTTGCTCAAGCTAAAGCAAAATCTCCAGCCATTATTTTCATTGACGAGATTGATGCGATTGGTAGAGCTAGAGGAAGAGGCGGATTACAAGGTGGAAACGACGAGAGAGAAAACACGCTAAACCAATTGCTTACAGAAATGGACGGTTTCGGAACAGATACCAACGTTATTGTAATGGCGGCAACCAACAGAGCTGATATTCTAGATAAAGCATTGATGAGAGCAGGACGTTTCGACCGTTCTATCTATGTAGATTTACCAGAAATGCACGAAAGAAGAGAGATTTTTGATGTGCATTTGGCTAAAATTAAATTAGCTCCAGATATTGATAGAGATTTCTTGGCAAAACAAACTCCAGGATTTTCGGGTGCAGATATTGCGAATGTTTGTAACGAAGCAGCGCTTATTGCCGCAAGAAACAATCATGAATTTGTTACAAAGCAAGATTTCTTAGATGCTGTAGACAGAATTATCGGTGGTTTAGAAAAGAAAAATAAAGCGATTAAGCCTTCAGAAAAGAAAAGAGTGGCTTTCCACGAAGCAGGACACGCTACAATTTCTTGGTTGGTAGAACATGCAGCGCCTTTATTAAAAGTAACAATAGTTCCAAGAGGAAGAAGTTTAGGTGCGGCTTGGTATTTACCAGAAGAACGTTCATTAACTACTACAGAACAAATGCTAGACGAAATGTGTGCTACTTTAGGTGGTAGAGCAGCAGAACAAGTAGCTTTTGGAAATATTTCTACAGGTGCGCTTTCGGATTTAGAAAGAGTAACGAAACAGGCTCAAGCAATGGTAACAATTTATGGTTTGAGCGAAAACATCGGTAATATTTCTTACTATGACAGTTCTGGTCAATCAGAATACAGTTTTGGCAAGCCTTATTCAGAAGAAACGGCTAAGAAAATAGATGTGGAGATTAAAGATATCATCGAAAATCAGTACAAGAGAGCGGTAACTATTCTTCATGAGAATAGAGATAAGTTAGATGCTCTTGCTCAAAAGCTTTTAGAAAAAGAAGTCATCTTCAGAGAAGACTTAGAAGAGATTTTTGGTAAAAGAGCTTGGGATCCTGAATTAACAGAGCGTCCAGTTACTGAAGCGGTAGTAGAAAATACTCAAGAAAACACTTCTAGTGAAGAGCCGCAAGAGTCTCAAAATTAA
- a CDS encoding LUD domain-containing protein, with amino-acid sequence MSLFKKIVSKILNQDEQQDDPNVTKLADQLRNADLDYKFAQLFTASGGFFNYCGDEAEALQVLNQIVKIEGIKNVFCCDDDLQNFLNVTKTSFTKNLDINNDAAFITCEFLIAYDGRVMLSYNNILHYHSSRLPGKIIIMATVSQIVRDLNEAMMKIKRRGNVRNLTSISGSQSKLDAPTQDQTKLFLILLED; translated from the coding sequence TTGAGTTTATTTAAGAAAATTGTAAGTAAAATTCTTAATCAAGACGAGCAGCAAGATGATCCCAATGTTACAAAATTGGCAGATCAACTAAGAAATGCTGATCTTGATTATAAATTTGCGCAATTATTTACGGCTTCAGGTGGTTTTTTTAACTATTGTGGAGACGAAGCAGAAGCATTACAAGTTCTTAATCAGATTGTTAAAATTGAGGGAATTAAGAATGTTTTTTGTTGTGATGATGACTTGCAGAACTTTTTAAACGTTACCAAAACTAGTTTCACCAAAAATCTAGATATTAATAATGATGCCGCTTTTATTACCTGCGAATTTTTAATCGCTTATGACGGAAGAGTTATGCTTTCTTACAATAATATTTTGCATTATCATTCTTCTAGATTGCCTGGTAAAATCATCATTATGGCAACCGTTTCACAAATTGTAAGAGACTTAAATGAAGCCATGATGAAAATTAAGAGAAGAGGGAATGTAAGAAATCTTACTTCCATCAGTGGAAGCCAATCTAAGTTAGATGCTCCTACTCAAGACCAAACTAAACTTTTCTTAATTCTACTCGAAGACTAA
- a CDS encoding DUF6146 family protein, with product MKKLLLIIATIFLIISCSSPQNIAKDANNQTSMKPEKNDDGEWDLDVIDTQYDYFLNAIAKPMSFYSEEYLKSRNTFLVNEWNSYYYSGRYRNIIESSIDYDPNEKYGLKFEYKLYQVFAYVQWKYGLKLQGLSMTEVR from the coding sequence ATGAAAAAATTATTGCTAATTATTGCTACAATATTTTTAATTATCAGTTGTAGTAGCCCACAAAATATTGCAAAAGACGCCAATAATCAAACCTCAATGAAGCCAGAGAAAAATGATGATGGAGAATGGGATTTAGACGTAATCGATACTCAATATGATTATTTCTTGAACGCCATTGCAAAACCAATGAGCTTTTATTCCGAAGAATATTTGAAATCTAGAAATACTTTTCTCGTAAACGAATGGAACAGTTATTACTACTCTGGAAGATACAGAAACATCATAGAATCTTCTATTGACTATGACCCAAATGAAAAATACGGCTTAAAATTCGAGTATAAACTGTATCAGGTTTTCGCTTATGTACAATGGAAATACGGTTTAAAACTACAAGGTTTAAGCATGACAGAAGTAAGATAA
- a CDS encoding ABC transporter ATP-binding protein codes for MSPLKRILAFAKPHQKYLYLSIFFNLLYSVFQIFSVLVMLPVLQMIFNVDQEKITKPVYSGKFSEYFSYIKTSAFYNIQESITEYGAIKVLAALCIITATSFLFRNISRYFGSFMLVNYRVGITKDLRSKVYQKFLKLPVSFFTEQRKGDMMSRISNDIGSIENSIMGSLVDVINAPFMITASLITLFALSPSLTLFSLLVFPVMGGIISWVGKSLKRKSKKAQEELGNLFSIVDETLKSSKIIKIFNADIILNARFEKTTQNWKNHAIAMSRRRELASPSSEFLGSVTILLITWFAGIQILEKQTMDAVTFIGFIAIFFQILEPAKRLSAAISNMQGGIPAVQRVLEVLDYDLKVEEITHPISIKNLNHQIEFKNISFYYDKDNQILKNFNLTIPRGKTVALVGQSGSGKTTIANLLARFYDVTDGEILIDGINIKDLNLTEYRKLLGMVTQESVLFNDSVYNNIWMGKTEASEEEVIQAAKIANAHQFIENLPEKYQTNIGDDGNKLSGGQKQRISIARAVLKNPPIMILDEATSALDTESERLVQDALDHMMENRTSIVIAHRLSTIQKADHIVVMERGNIVEQGTHDELITNNNVYKKLVELQNFG; via the coding sequence ATGAGTCCACTAAAAAGAATACTTGCTTTTGCAAAACCTCATCAGAAATATCTTTATCTAAGTATATTTTTCAATCTTTTATATTCCGTTTTTCAGATTTTTTCCGTTTTGGTCATGCTTCCTGTGCTACAAATGATTTTCAATGTAGACCAAGAAAAAATCACCAAGCCTGTTTACAGCGGAAAGTTTTCAGAATATTTTTCTTACATCAAAACTTCTGCTTTTTACAACATCCAAGAAAGCATCACAGAATATGGCGCCATAAAAGTTTTGGCAGCGCTATGTATTATCACCGCAACTTCATTCTTGTTTAGAAATATTTCTAGATATTTTGGTTCATTCATGCTGGTGAACTACAGAGTAGGCATTACCAAAGATTTAAGAAGCAAAGTCTATCAAAAATTTCTAAAATTACCGGTTTCTTTCTTCACAGAACAGAGAAAAGGTGACATGATGAGTAGAATTTCAAACGACATCGGGAGTATAGAAAATTCTATTATGGGAAGTTTGGTAGACGTAATCAATGCGCCTTTTATGATTACAGCTTCACTTATCACGCTATTTGCGCTTTCGCCAAGCCTAACCTTGTTCTCTCTATTGGTTTTCCCAGTAATGGGCGGAATCATTTCTTGGGTAGGAAAAAGCCTGAAAAGAAAGTCTAAAAAAGCACAAGAAGAACTCGGAAATCTTTTTTCTATCGTAGATGAAACCTTGAAATCATCAAAAATCATTAAAATTTTCAACGCTGATATCATTCTAAACGCTCGTTTTGAAAAAACCACACAAAACTGGAAAAATCATGCGATTGCCATGAGCCGAAGAAGAGAATTGGCGTCTCCAAGTTCAGAATTTCTAGGTTCGGTAACCATTTTGTTAATCACTTGGTTTGCAGGAATCCAAATTTTAGAAAAACAAACCATGGATGCGGTAACTTTCATAGGATTCATCGCTATCTTTTTTCAAATTCTAGAACCTGCCAAAAGATTATCTGCTGCTATTTCTAATATGCAAGGTGGAATTCCTGCAGTGCAAAGAGTTCTGGAAGTTTTAGATTACGACTTAAAGGTAGAAGAAATTACCCATCCTATTTCTATCAAAAACCTCAATCATCAAATTGAATTCAAAAATATTTCTTTCTATTACGACAAAGACAATCAAATTCTTAAAAATTTCAATTTGACTATTCCGAGAGGAAAAACAGTGGCTTTGGTAGGACAATCAGGAAGCGGAAAAACCACGATTGCGAATCTTTTAGCTAGATTTTATGATGTAACAGATGGTGAAATTTTAATTGACGGCATCAATATTAAGGACTTAAATTTAACCGAATACCGTAAACTTCTGGGAATGGTTACTCAGGAATCGGTATTGTTTAATGACAGTGTTTACAACAACATTTGGATGGGAAAAACTGAAGCATCGGAAGAAGAAGTGATTCAAGCTGCAAAAATTGCCAATGCTCATCAATTCATAGAAAACTTACCAGAAAAATACCAAACCAATATTGGCGATGACGGGAACAAGCTTTCTGGTGGACAAAAACAAAGGATTTCTATTGCAAGAGCGGTGCTTAAAAATCCGCCAATTATGATTCTAGATGAGGCTACTTCTGCACTCGATACAGAATCTGAACGTTTGGTTCAAGACGCGCTAGATCACATGATGGAAAACCGAACTTCTATAGTGATTGCACATAGACTCTCGACGATTCAAAAAGCAGATCACATCGTAGTAATGGAACGCGGAAACATCGTAGAACAAGGCACTCATGACGAATTGATTACCAATAATAACGTTTATAAAAAGTTAGTAGAATTACAGAATTTTGGGTAG
- a CDS encoding phosphatidate cytidylyltransferase: protein MDKNLIQRVGSGLIYGLLTFLCTTEYGAILINKISPDLVKPHQLFYGLITFFLVVGAYEGVRIMKFQGNLYQWLVLPLVALVYYKFTTRFFGFGFYYTFDLSEILALSLILIAAITLFKFPQELYQDEGKLIFIVIYTVLPFGFALGLPKYFLNDNAFTWEVFLLFVLIWSSDSFAYFTGRMFGKHKMAPKISPKKTWEGFAGGVFFTLILGYFIEQKFPDLRGNWIVVGLLVSIFAPLGDLVESQLKRTFGVKDSGNIIPGHGGVLDRLDSFIIAAPVVYLYFILENIF from the coding sequence TTGGATAAAAATCTCATTCAGCGAGTTGGCTCTGGTCTCATCTACGGATTACTTACTTTTCTGTGCACTACAGAATACGGAGCAATACTCATCAATAAAATTTCGCCAGATTTAGTAAAACCTCATCAGCTTTTTTATGGATTAATCACATTTTTCTTAGTTGTAGGAGCTTATGAAGGCGTGAGAATTATGAAATTCCAAGGAAACTTATATCAATGGTTGGTTTTGCCTTTAGTTGCATTGGTTTATTATAAATTTACAACTAGATTTTTTGGTTTTGGATTTTATTACACCTTTGATTTATCCGAAATTTTAGCGCTTTCATTAATCCTAATTGCTGCAATTACCTTATTTAAATTTCCTCAAGAATTATATCAAGACGAAGGAAAGCTCATTTTCATCGTTATTTATACGGTTTTACCATTTGGTTTTGCGTTAGGTTTGCCAAAATATTTCTTAAATGATAATGCTTTCACTTGGGAAGTTTTTCTTCTTTTTGTTTTGATATGGAGCAGTGATTCATTTGCTTATTTTACCGGAAGAATGTTCGGTAAACATAAAATGGCACCGAAAATTTCACCCAAAAAAACTTGGGAAGGCTTTGCAGGAGGCGTTTTCTTTACCCTAATTTTAGGATATTTCATCGAGCAAAAATTCCCAGATTTACGTGGAAATTGGATTGTAGTAGGATTATTGGTCTCTATTTTTGCTCCACTTGGTGATTTGGTAGAAAGCCAACTGAAAAGAACATTTGGCGTAAAAGACAGCGGAAACATCATTCCAGGACATGGTGGCGTGCTTGATAGATTAGACAGTTTTATAATCGCAGCGCCTGTTGTATATTTGTACTTTATTCTAGAAAACATATTCTAA
- a CDS encoding superoxide dismutase, whose product MSFELPKLNYAYDALEPVIDARTMEIHHTKHHQAYVDNLNNAIKGTEHEGKTIEEICKTASDVPAIRNNGGGHFNHTLFWEILTPGGSKEPVGNVKAAIEAYGGFEKFKEDFSTAAKTRFGSGWAWLCKKEDGSLEVCSSANQDNTLMPGVGCGNPAILGLDVWEHAYYLHYQNRRPDYVSAFFEVINWDKVEENYNKL is encoded by the coding sequence ATGTCATTCGAATTACCAAAATTAAATTACGCTTATGATGCTCTTGAACCAGTAATTGATGCAAGAACTATGGAAATTCACCATACAAAACATCATCAAGCTTATGTAGATAACCTAAACAATGCTATAAAAGGTACAGAGCACGAAGGAAAAACAATAGAAGAAATTTGTAAAACAGCTTCTGATGTTCCTGCTATTAGAAATAATGGTGGTGGTCATTTTAATCACACGCTTTTCTGGGAAATTCTTACACCAGGAGGAAGCAAAGAGCCTGTAGGAAATGTAAAAGCTGCAATTGAAGCTTACGGTGGTTTTGAAAAATTCAAAGAAGATTTTTCTACGGCTGCTAAAACGAGATTCGGTTCTGGTTGGGCTTGGTTATGTAAAAAAGAAGATGGTAGCTTAGAAGTTTGTTCTTCGGCTAATCAAGATAATACTTTAATGCCAGGAGTGGGTTGCGGAAATCCTGCAATTCTAGGTTTAGACGTTTGGGAACATGCTTATTACTTGCATTACCAAAACAGAAGACCAGATTATGTTTCAGCATTTTTTGAAGTAATCAATTGGGATAAAGTAGAAGAAAATTATAATAAATTATAA
- a CDS encoding phosphatidylserine decarboxylase family protein, producing the protein MKLHKESKGTILVATIAVAVLGFLAVYFLEIWSLIIIIPLLILYGLVFWFFRVPNRDIVDHKENVIAPVDGKVVMIKEVFEDEFLKEKAIQVSIFMSPLNVHICRYPVSGKVIYKKYHPGKYLVAWHEKSSTENERTTVAVESLTNHKVVFRQIAGYVARRIVFYCNEGDTSKAGHEFGFIKFGSRMDVFLPLDTEITCKIGDKTKGGIDVIAKMKE; encoded by the coding sequence ATGAAACTACATAAAGAAAGTAAAGGAACCATTTTAGTTGCTACCATTGCAGTAGCTGTATTAGGTTTTTTAGCAGTATATTTTCTAGAAATTTGGTCATTAATTATCATTATCCCGTTATTAATTTTATATGGATTGGTTTTTTGGTTCTTCAGAGTTCCCAATAGAGATATTGTAGACCATAAAGAAAACGTAATTGCACCAGTAGACGGAAAAGTGGTGATGATAAAAGAAGTTTTCGAAGATGAGTTTTTAAAGGAAAAAGCCATTCAGGTTTCTATTTTTATGTCTCCGCTGAATGTTCATATTTGTAGATATCCAGTTTCTGGGAAAGTAATTTATAAAAAATATCACCCAGGAAAATATCTAGTAGCTTGGCACGAAAAATCTTCTACCGAAAATGAGAGAACTACTGTTGCCGTAGAAAGTTTAACCAATCATAAAGTTGTTTTTCGTCAGATTGCTGGTTATGTAGCACGTAGAATTGTTTTCTATTGCAATGAAGGTGATACTTCTAAGGCTGGTCACGAATTTGGATTCATTAAATTCGGTTCTAGAATGGATGTTTTCTTACCGTTAGACACAGAAATTACTTGTAAAATTGGTGATAAAACCAAAGGCGGAATAGATGTGATTGCGAAGATGAAAGAGTAA